The window AAAGCAGTTAAAAGATCATGCGACAAAAAGTAGTATACACAGAAAATTAGAAATTGATATAAGGGATTAGTTTATTACATTGTATCGAATAAATCAAGTATGAAAGACAAAGTGCTAAAGGTAAAAATGAACCAGTGATGAGAATGCAACCAGATCGGAAGCTACAGATGGAAAAGCTTGATCAGATACCAGAGAAAAAAAAAAGCCCACCTCACCATAACCTTAGACGAACCCAATAGATCTAGCCAATAAAGTGAATACAAAATGGTAGACacggaaaaattttaaaaaaatacaaagaagatAAGTCAGCTGTTCctataagtaaaggaaaaagacttaccaccattgataCAAGAACAAAGTACGAAATCGAAAACTAAACAACGATACAATAATAAAAGGTAAGGATAGATAAAGAACAAATAATACATAGACACAATGGATGAATGAATAGCAAATAAAGGGTGTATAAAACCCTAAACCCTTTATTCAATGTCATATAAAGAACCTAATCTACTACGTAGACTTTAAGGAAATTGGATTCTCAAGCAACCGATGTTTCTAAATAATAAATCAACACAACCGAATCCACACTttccacaagctaatccaagatTGCCTTACACGTTCACAAGTGtttacattcataattcatcaaaatctacCTACTAAAATGAAAGAAGTCTTATTTATAGTATACgctaagttattatatgatatgggcccaaaagtgacccatgtTGAAAATACAAACACATAGATGTAAGTTATGATTCTGAGTGTAAGCTTTACTTGGAAAGCAATATTTCAGTTCAGAGGAAAGAGATGCCTGAAGCTGCTAATGCTGATAAATTATCAGAACTGGAACTTGAGAATGCTTGTAATGAGTAGCGTGACAATGGTACTCAGTCAGATGAGCTGCCTTTGCCGAGCAATTCCCAGTTAGCCCAGGTTGAATCCTACCAGATTCTTGGCAACAATTCAGTGGGGGGTTTGTCTCTCACATAGTTTGGAGATCCTTGCTGCAGAACATCAGCTGCATTATAAGAAATCCAAAAGACAACAGGTAGTTCATCAACCGAGGAGAAACTCAAAGTTTGAGGTATGAGCACCTCTGAATCTTGTTCAAGTGGTAAAAGAAAAGCATATGGAGAAGTCACCACCAAGAGACTCTGCAAATCCTTCCAGGAAAATAACTATCCTGACTGTGACACAAAGGAGAAGTTCGAGCAAAGTGGTGGTTCGATAAAAGCATTACTTGAAGAAGCTGAGAATGAGAGGATGCATCTGATAACTATGGTGGAGCTAGTACGGCATAATGGTATGAAAGGTTGTTAGTTATTGCCGTACAGGGAgcgttttttaatttttactttgtactttatttgttgttccaCAAGCTTGCACACAAAGTTGTTGGTCATCTGGAAGAGGAGGCTATACACTCATATACTTTGTATCTTAATAATATTGATCGTGGTGAAATTTAAAATATCCCTGCTCCTGTGATAGCAATTGACTACTGGAGACTGCCTAAGGATGTGACTCTAAAGGATGTTGATGAAGCTTATCATAGAGACGTTAACTATTTCGCATCTCCATGAGAGACATATTAGGCTGACTTGTCGATTGATCTAAGCAAGCACCATGTGCCCAAGAAATTCCTTGATAAGGTTGCTTATTGGTCAGTGAAACTTCTCAGGATTCCAACCGGTTTATTTTTCAAGGAAAGATATGGTTGTCGTGCAATGATGTTAGAAACAATGGCAGGTGTACCAGGAATGGTAGGAGGTATGCTGTTACATCTGAGGTCGTTACACAAGTTTGAGCTTCTAAGGCAAAGAATTGGTGTTTGCATTTCATAAAGCAAGGAGGAGAGTTGAAAGTTTCTTTAAGAATGCAactatttttttctgttttctccagtttttttttaagtacaatcctagttaaattaggaagtcctatctttggtaggaaactaattagttattcTAATTTTAGTAAAGGTAGGTtgtttctttgtcctatttttagttggaatagcaactatttaagttGGTAAGTTGATGATCAATTATAGACTTTCTTTTAACAAGAAAATAATCTNNNNNNNNNNNNNNNNNNNNNNNNNNNNNNNNNNNNNNNNNNNNNNNNNNNNNNNNNNNNNNNNNNNNNNNNNNNNNNNNNNNNNNNNNNNNNNNNNNNNTTTTAAGtacaatcctagttaaattaggaagtcctatctttggtaggaaactaattagttattctaattttattaaaggtaggttgtttctttgtcctatttttagttggaatagcaactatttaagttGGTAAGTTGATGATCAATTATAGACTTTCTTTTAACAAGAAAATAATCTCTCTCTGTCTTTCTGTATATTCTCTTCTTCAAACTCCATCTCTATTTCTGTGGCCAGCTTTTAAATTATATTCTTGCGTTGTTTTCCTTTTAACGGTTTTAAACCAACAAGCTCATTAGGCACTTTCTTGAGCATATGGGGCATATCCTAAGGGTATAATGGGTTCTTTTAACCTGCTCTAGTGGATCTAGAGCGGGTTGGGTGCACCTCCAAAGTGGATGGGGCGTATTTCCTCTTCCGAGGGTTTTATAGCCCCGTTTTGTCTTCCATTAGCCTCTCTAACATCCCTTGATTCTCcttgatcatcataatcatccaataAAGGCTTTTTGATAGCCATCAAGAAGTCATCAAGTGTCACTTGACCCATAAGCATGCTCTCTATTATTCTGGAGgtcatttggcttgtatcatctttttcttcttgaaaaggattcaacctcgaattcAAACCTTGCAACACCAAAGGAAGGAAAAACCTACACAATATCCTCatagcatgagggttagagttagcacaTTCAATCATACcttcatgccaaggttgcacatacttAAGATATTACCAAATATCAAAATGATCAACAAAGGGTTTATAACCCCAACAAAGTAAGAGCTACTTAGTCATTCAAGAGATTTGGACAAAGGGGTATGCTGAGGAACCATGGTAATCAATCAACCGCTCATGAAGGCTTACATGGATTACAAATCTCAATAAGCTCATTACCCATCTGTAGCGCTCATCTTTGTTGGAGACCCTTCCCTAACACAACTTTGGCCTCTCAAGTAGATTAGAAATCTCCAAGAAAGACTTTGTCATAAGGATGAGTTCCAACACCCTCACCCATGGTTGGCTTGTCTTCTTGCCTAAGCACCAAGTGGTGTGGAGAAGAACAACCATAGTTTAAATGGTCACCGGGATCAAATAGGTAGAGTTACCATGGACATAGGTTTAAAAAACACTTCTTTCCCCCAAGATGACCACTAATACAATCATTTATACCCGCTATACTAGCATAATCACAACAAAGAAAATTAGAAGGTCGCTCTTATTCAATCAACCAATATTTTCAACATAACCATTCACTTGAGGTCCTTTAAATACGTCACACACACCCCTAAGTGGTGGGATAGGTTCACACATAAGTTGGTCCTCATGACTTCCACAAGACGATGTACTATCACTCgtcacaatggcttcaacactaggtgaacaTAAATCTATCTTGCTAGAAGAGTCAATTTTATTAtcattaggatcaactagtgtatccacacgcTCGAGTTGTACATTATCAGCATTAAGTAAAGAGACATTAGGCTCACCTAAAGATAAGCTATCATTTACACTTAGTTGGCTATTAGCCTCATTCAATAATGCAAGAAATAGCTTGGTTACCTTAAAGCTCATTTGGAGCATGCCGACTCAAGGGATCTTGAAAGTTTGGTGGATTGGGAATGGTATCAATCATGTTATCCAACCTCCTTGAGAGAGAAATTTTCATGTTACCCATCCTACCTTCCATATTAGTCATATTCACTTCAAGAGATCCTAATTGGATAGCCATAGCATTAAGCTTCTCCATGATGGAACTAACCCAACTAGGCATCTCACCTTCCTCGACCATCGTACCGAACAAAAGAAAtgctaaaacaaaacaaaaataacaaacaagttaaggttaagaaaatcaacctcacaagctctcaaagtTCACACATTTGTGTGTCTCTCAATGGGCGTTGCAAGCGTTGATAGATCATTTATACTCCATTGAGAATGCTTGACACCAATTCTGGCTTGAGGTTGGAATAGATTTTTGgttgaaattgaaaataaaaaaacacataaataactAACGTACTTGAATCAAGAAGGTTCGacgaaaacaaaagagaaaagaacaCAAGAATGGACAAGAAAGAATCAGACTCTAGAACCAAccaattaatcaactaatagatcaattattagttgttaattagtgtttAAGAATAAAACTATTAAATTAAGAATCAAGAAACAAAGTTAGATTGATGGAACCTTGCAAAAAGTGTGTTGAAAAGGATATCTGCTCTTGGAACAAGCTTAAGCAGATTGGGAGCAGACCTAGCCCATATGGGGGGCATCCCCAACGAATAAGCTATTGTTTTGGGATACCCTTGACCTACTTTAGTAGGCTGGGTGCACTTTCAAAGCACCTCCTAGGAAAATCAGCCAAAATGCTTGCACAAGGGGCTAAAATATACTTGTTGTGTTCCCTTTTTATCCTCttctcttggaatattctttggaTCTTCAAAAGTGCTCTTATACCAACACTTTTGTACACTTTTTCTTTATCCTTTTTGTATCAAACAATAACtttttgatgaagattcaacttgaagatatgaatcttctcaagaacaccaagaacaattttgaaaatccaaaatgcATAACCTCTTCGTTTTGGCTCGGAATTTCACAAAATTTTAACCTTAGGCTCTCATCAACATAAGGAACACATGCATCATTAGCcttcaaaacatcaccaaaactTCCAGATTTTCAAATCCACTTGCATTTCCTTCAACCTTCAAAACCGTAAAAATGGTGGATTTTTTAAACTTCTCCAAATGACACCATCTTTTAACCCTAAGCTTCTTTCAACGTTGAAAACaccttttcaacttcttcaatcTCAAATTCCAACCAAAAATTTGTAGATCTAAGAACccatttcttcaaatttcaagacaACAATGGTAAGTTCTTCCAAATGCACTTCCGAACACACTAAATGACCAAGTTCCAACTAAATATCACTAGATGGAACAAATCTAGTGTAGAAACAACAAGGACTCaacaacacaaaaatattttGGAGGGGTTTCGTAAAATGTTTTTGACACACTTTTTTTttagataacaaacccaagattgacttcgtgaGAACGAAATCAAGAttgtctctgataccaaatgatacaagcaAACAAATTAAGGAATTGAAAACTAAACTACGATACGAAAATAAAAGGTAAGGATAAATAGAGAACAAATAATAGATAGACACAATGGATCAATGAATAGCAAATAAATGGTGtatcaaaccctaaaccctctaTTCAATGTCACACAAAGCACCTAATCTCCTACGTAGACCTCGAGGGAATTAAATTCCCAAGCAACCCATGTTTCTAAATGAGAAATCAACACAATCGATTCTACGCTtgccacaagctaatccaagtTTGTCTCACACTTTCACAAGTGtttacattcataattcatcaaaagctacctactaaaatgaaaagaagtcctatttatagtctaagcTAAGTTATTACATCATAGGGGCCCAAAAGTGACTATTTAGGAAAGACAGACATATAGAAGCTCATTACGCACTTGCTAGAGCATATGGGGTGCATCCCAAGGGTATAGTGGGTTGTTTTGACCTGCTTTAGAGGATCTAGAGCGGGTTGGGCGCACCTCCAAAGCGGATGGGGCGCATTTCCTCTTCTGGGGGCTTTCTAACCCCGTTTTGTCTTGCATTGGTCCCTTTAACGTCCCTTGAGTCTCcttgatcatcataatcatccaatggaCGCCTTTTGATAGCGATGAAGAAGTCATCAAGTGTCGTTTGACCCGTAAGCATCCCCTCTAGCATTTTGGAggccatttggcttgtatcaacCATAAAGACTCAATTAGTCAGGATGACCCACCAAAATGAGGTTGAAGAAGACAAAGTGACGGGGTATTTTGGCCTTCCTAATTGAGACCATAAAGCTCGTAAAGATCTAGAGACTTCAGGagttgaagaacaaaaagaatcaGTTGATGGGCCGAGTCTTTGGGCCtatctcaattttttatttaggTTTAGGTTTATTTGTGTTAGGACCAAAATTTTGTCCTTTTTTGTGCTTTACTTTCGAAGTTTTGTGTgacatttatattttcataataaatacaaaaaagggTCCCTCTGgaccaaaaaataattaaaaaattaataaaatagctGAAAGCATATTAATTTGTctttttaagtatattttttcaTAAGTCATTCATAATGCTTCTTTCAGTTCTGTTTAAataataatctttttattttttggcttCATATTATTAGTTCATGGTGTATGTTTTTAGCAATATACCATTTGAAGACTATAtatatgaacaaataaaaaaaaaacaaatttaaatgaGCATTTTCTTGTTTAGTAAATCGAAAACGAAATCGTTAAAGACCCCAATCAATTAACCGAAAACCAAACAATAGttatcttattgatttgattatcgATTTAGAATATTCACAAATAGAATGTcgataaatcaaatcaaaaagaTACAAAATCAGATTGAACCAACCGATTAGCACCCATAAAGTTGATAAGGACATGACGCACATTCAGGTCACTGAGACATGGCCTAATAGAAAAGCATGAAGGTCAAAGATTAAGGTAGAATGTTTAACAGTGGTCaagcaatttttcttttttatgggAGAGTTAAATTCTAGTTTAGAGCACCTAATTTAATTCCTCTTCGCTCTagttattgttgttgctgctttactttaaatatctttaaaagTTTGCAATCGATATTATTATTGTTTCCTTTACTTTGattatcttcaaaattttgtGGTCGGTATCTTTTTTctcttcaatattttcaacatttcttgtattttcaaacttgttttttcttgtattttcaaACTTGTTTTCAATAACGTTTTTATTTAGCTAATGGTCTAGCTGAAACAACTTTTAACCTACAAAGGTAGTGATATTTGCACAATCACTAGgctttttttcctctttcaagAGATTCTGTCTCAAAATCATCCCTAGAGGGGGATGCTACCAATCCTAATGAGGACGTTATGAATTTCTTTTCTGGGAAGTGAGAGGTATTAAACAAAAACCTCGAATAGGGCTAGATAGAGGAAGACATAAAAGAAATCGAGTTTGTTGAGCAAGTCAAACTTGATCTTGCGGCACGCGAGCACAAATCTCCCTATATAAAAAGAAATTCTTGGGTTAGGGTGAAATCTGGATATCTGCTATATGCTTAACACATGCAAGTCGAACATCTTCTAAAAAACCATCATAAAGTTTTCATACCAAAAGTATTAGAAAGATCTGTGTACACCCCACCCTCCCCAAATCCCGTGGATTACATTGGGTCGTTGATGTTGACGTTGCCACATTAACGTGTGTAGATCCAAAGACAAATGCCCGGGGAACGAGATGTCTCGGAAAAACCAAACTAACAAGAATTGCATTATGAAACAGACAGCTTCCCAATTTTTTCGTCCAAAATACACAAGCCAATCCCAAGAAAGGGATTAAGCAGTCAAGATTCTGTTAACCATGATAAAcaactattaatttatttttaaaccaTTGTAACAAGAATTATAAATAAAACGAACTGTTAATATATCCTGCAAACCTACATGTTTCGCCCAAATGgtattcaacaaaaaaataatagaactACATAAGACAAAATGTCCCCTAAAtattctttcaaaataaaaaagaaattgctTGGGACCATCCAAGCCAAAAACTAATACCTCTTCTGTACGAACCCTCATTAAGTTTTGACAAAACAAGCTCCTAGGATAATTTACAACTTTATAAGAATACTACAATCACCCATACAATCAACTCCGAAGCAGAAGAAAACAGTCAGAGTTGCAACTGTCCCAAGCCTCTGCGAGATGATCTTGAAGGGGGTCGATTCAAGTCTGCTCCTTGGGCAGATCGCTTTGATTCTTCTGCTATTTGTACATCCTGAATAGAGGAAGAGGTTTAAACAGAGATTTTAAACCATGTAACAAAATTCACATTGCAATACCACATATGGAACTTGAGAAATACTAAACATGAATAGCAGTAGTCCGAGCACAACTCTTTATCTGTTGTACAGCCCTTCCCCCGcccatatcaaatttttttagtcattaatccttctttaatagaaaaagaaaatcagTTGTCTCAGAAATTCTGATTCCCCTTTGAACAAGCACCAGTACAGCTAAGAGTAAAATCAGTAGAAAAAGTATCAATGAAGAAGTCTAAATATTTTCAGTAAATTGTGTGGACAAAAGAAGCAGGGTAAAACCTTCGCTGATGAAGTAGACATAAAACGTGATTGAGTCTGTGACTTTGAATGCAAATGATGTTGCTTCTGAATTTGCTGAAACTGCAGCAGTTTTGAGGCAAAGTTTATCCCATTATGCATGTCAAGTGAATGTTCATTCAGGACTCCCTCGGAGATTTGTGACCCTCCTCCCCCATAATTAAATTGAGAATAAGGAATCCCAGATGAAGTTCTCCTATAATTATCTTCCTTGAAGGAATATGATGGCACAGTTCTTAAACGAGTGCGGAGAATCTTAAAGGCTGCACTTTGCTGCATCAATTGATTAAAAGATGTTTCAAATTAGCAAACAAGCACATATAACTGCATTACAGTGATGAATATCTTGACATTTGCCACACAATGTTTCTCATTTAACTCAGACACACACATACGAAATGTCAAGTATGCATCAACGATAAACATTTTTTTAGACTAAAGCATCAATGATGATACGAAAGCAGAAAGAGAAACAATAAGCAAATGCTCCCTCAATTCCAATTTATGTGAACCTATTTGACTGGCAAAGAGTTTAAGAAAGAATGAATTTTTGGAACTTGTGGCCACATGACAATATTTGTGTCACACAAGACTTTTGGAACTTGTGATTTTAAACATGCCATAACATTTGTAGGAAGTTTCTCATAAGGGAAAAATTGGAAGTTCCTATTAAATTGTTTCTAATTTAgaaagggatcattctttttcaaaCTAGCTAAAAAAAATAACGTTCACATTAAGTGAAACGAAGGGAGCATCCACTTTTAATAAGAGTAGATAAGGTGATGAGCAGGAGAAATGAATAAATTCAGATGAGCTCTTTGTTAATGTTGTCTGTAAGACTAAACATCAAAATTAAGCAGTATAAAATGGAAAACACCTGTGATACTAATTCTAAGGATAATAACAATAACAGCTGACCGAATTTACTTATTCTGTTTAAGAGGAACAGCTGATAGAATAACACAGGCGACCACATGATCAAAACTTTTCGAACTGCATTAAACTCGAGACACTAGATTTGTGAACAAAAGATGATACAAGGAAACTCTTAAGATGCACATACCAGATAAGAATATTTATTGATGCAATCTTAGAATTCAAAGAGCTCTGTTTTGAATTCCTATAGATGTCACTAAAGGAGTTTTAAAAAGGTGACAGCCTAGACTGTTATGTCGCAATAATgtcatgtgaattgaatagacTTAAGAGTCGTTGTTCTCAGTTTCTAATTGTGAAATGTCACTAAAGGAGTTTTAAAAAGGTGACAGCCTAGACTGTTATGTCGCAATAATGTCATGTGAATTGAATTAGACTTAAGAGTCGTTGTTCTCAGTTTCTAATTGTGAAACTAAAAACCCGAAGACATGCCTGAAACTTGCCTATTTTGGAAACTTGNNNNNNNNNNNNNNNNNNNNNNNNNNNNNNNNNNNNNNNNNNNNNNNNNNNNNNNNNNNNNNNNNNNNNNNNNNNNNNNNNNNNNNNNNNNNNNNNNNNNNNNNNNNNNNNNNNNNNNNNNNNNNNNNNNNNNNNNNNNNNNNNNNNNNNNNNNNNNNNNNNNNNNNNNNNNNNNNNNNNNNNNNNNNNNNNNNNNNNNNNNNNNNNNNNNNNNNNNNNNNNNNNNNNNNNNNNNNNNNNNNNNNNNNNNNNNNNNNNNNNNNNNNNNNNNNNNNNNNNNNNNNNNNNNNNNNNNNNNNNNNNNNNNNNNNNNNNNNNNNNNNNNNNNNNNNNNNNNNNNNNNNNNNNNNNNNNNNNNNNNNNNNNNNNNNNNNNNNNNNNNNNNNNNNNNNNNNNNNNNNNNNNNNNNNNNNNNNNNNNNNNNNNNNNNNNNNNNNNNNNNNNNNNNNNNNNNNNNNNNNNNNNNNNNNNNNNNNNNNNNNNNNNNNNNNNNNNNNNNNNNNNNNNNNNNNNNNNNNNNNNNNNNNNNNNNNNNNNNNNNNNNNNNNNNNNNNNNNNNNNNNNNNNNNNNNNNNNNNNNNNNNNNNNNNNNNNNNNNNNNNNNNNNNNNNNNNNNNNNNNNNNNNNNNNNNNNNNNNNNNNNNNNNNNNNNNNNNNNNNNNNNNNNNNNNNNNNNNNNNNNNNNNNNNNNNNNNNNNNNNNNNNNNNNNNNNNNNNNNNNNNNNNNNNNNNNNNNNNNNNNNNNNNNNNNNNNNNNNNNNNNNNNNNNNNNNNNNNNNNNNNNNNNNNNNNNNNNNNNNNNNNNNNNNNNNNNNNNNNNNNNNNNNNNNNNNNNNNNNNNNNNNNNNNNNNNNNNNNNNNNNNNNNNNNNNNNNNNNNNNNNNNNNNNNNNNNNNNNNNNNNNNNNNNNNNNNNNNNNNNNNNNNNNNNNNNNNNNNNNNNNNNNNNNNNNNNNNNNNNNNNNNNNNNNNNNNNNNNNNNNNNNNNNNNNNNNNNNNNNNNNNNNNNNNNNNNNNNNNNNNNNNNNNNNNNNNNNNNNNNNNNNNNNNNNNNNNNNNNNNNNNNNNNNNNNNNNNNNNNNNNNNNNNNNNNNNNNNNNNNNNNNNNNNNNNNNNNNNNNNNNNNNNNNNNNNNNNNNNNNNNNNNNNNNNNNNNNNNNNNNNNNNNNNNNNNNNNNNNNNNNNNNNNNNNNNNNNNNNNNNNNNNNNNNNNNNNNNNNNNNNNNNNNNNNNNNNNNNNNNNNNNNNNNNNNNNNNNNNNNNNNNNNNNNNNNNNNNNNNNNNNNNNNNNNNNNNNNNNNNNNNNNNNNNNNNNNNNNNNNNNNNNNNNNNNNNNNNNNNNNNNNNNNNNNNNNNNNNNNNNNNNNNNNNNNNNNNNNNNNNNNNNNNNNNNNNNNNNNNNNNNNNNNNNNNNNNNNNNNNNNNNNNNNNNNNNNNNNNNNNNNNNNNNNNNNNNNNNNNNNNNNNNNNNNNNNNNNNNNNNNNNNNNNNNNNNNNNNNNNNNNNNNNNNNNNNNNNNNNNNNNNNNNNNNNNNNNNNNNNNNNNNNNNNNNNNNNNNNNNNNNNNNNNNNNNNNNNNNNNNNNNNNNNNNNNNNNNNNNNNNNNNNNNNNNNNNNNNNNNNNNNNNNNNNNNNNNNNNNNNNNNNNNNNNNNNNNNNNNNNNNNNNNNNNNNNNNNNNNNNNNNNNNNNNNNNNNNNNNNNNNNNNNNNNNNNNNNNNNNNNNNNNNNNNNNNNNNNNNNNNNNNNNNNNNNNNNNNNNNNNNNNNNNNNNNNNNNNNNNNNNNNNNNNNNNNNNNNNNNNNNNNNNNNNNNNNNNNNNNNNNNNNNNNNNNNNNNNNNNNNNNNNNNNNNNNNNNNNNNNNNNNNNNNNNNNNNNNNNNNNNNNNNNNNNNNNNNNNNNNNNNNNNNNNNNNNNNNNNNNNNNNNNNNNNNNNNNNNNNNNNNNNNNNNNNNNNNNNNNNNNNNNNNNNNNNNNNNNNNNNNNNNNNNNNNNNNNNNNNNNNNNNNNNNNNNNNNNNNNNNNNNNNNNNNNNNNNNNNNNNNNNNNNNNNNNNNNNNNNNNNNNNNNNNNNNNNNNNNNNNNNNNNNNNNNNNNNNNNNNNNNNNNNNNNNNNNNNNNNNNNNNNNNNNNNNNNNNNNNNNNNNNNNNNNNNNNNNNNNNNNNNNNNNNNNNN of the Capsicum annuum cultivar UCD-10X-F1 chromosome 11, UCD10Xv1.1, whole genome shotgun sequence genome contains:
- the LOC107847360 gene encoding protein VAC14 homolog; protein product: MLLPQQSAAFKILRTRLRTVPSYSFKEDNYRRTSSGIPYSQFNYGGGGSQISEGVLNEHSLDMHNGINFASKLLQFQQIQKQHHLHSKSQTQSRFMSTSSAKDVQIAEESKRSAQGADLNRPPSRSSRRGLGQLQL